The following are encoded in a window of Desulfolucanica intricata genomic DNA:
- the rplJ gene encoding 50S ribosomal protein L10 yields the protein MPTKQEKQAMVQMIQEKMQSSKSAILVDFRGINVAALTELRNKLRETNSEFKVAKNTLVKIAVNNIGLKGLDSYLEGPTGIAFGYDDPVAPAKVLNDFTRTNKNLEIKAGVLEGQVIDQEGVKGLANLPSREVLLAKVLGGMQAPLYGFANVLQANIRNLVYVLEAVRKQQAGEA from the coding sequence GTGCCGACAAAACAAGAAAAACAAGCAATGGTACAGATGATTCAAGAAAAAATGCAATCTTCGAAATCTGCTATTTTGGTAGATTTTAGAGGTATAAATGTTGCTGCATTAACAGAACTTCGGAACAAATTGCGGGAAACAAATTCCGAATTTAAGGTGGCAAAGAATACTCTGGTCAAAATAGCTGTGAACAATATCGGGTTGAAAGGTTTGGATTCCTATTTAGAAGGTCCGACAGGTATAGCTTTTGGTTATGATGACCCGGTAGCCCCTGCTAAAGTTCTTAACGATTTTACCCGTACGAACAAGAACTTGGAAATAAAAGCCGGCGTGCTGGAGGGGCAAGTCATTGACCAGGAAGGTGTAAAGGGACTTGCCAATTTGCCTTCCAGGGAGGTTCTCCTGGCCAAGGTGCTTGGAGGAATGCAAGCTCCTCTCTATGGTTTTGCCAATGTATTGCAAGCTAATATCCGCAATCTTGTTTATGTACTGGAAGCTGTTCGCAAACAGCAGGCCGGGGAAGCTTAA
- the rplL gene encoding 50S ribosomal protein L7/L12, with translation MSKINEILEAVKGLTVLELAELVKAFEDEFGVSAAAPVAAVAAAPAAGGAVAEAVEEKTEFDVILTSVGDKKINVIKVVREITGLGLKEAKEVVDNAPKPIKEKVSKEEAEAFKAKLTEAGASVEIK, from the coding sequence ATGTCTAAGATTAATGAGATTTTAGAAGCCGTTAAAGGACTTACAGTATTAGAACTTGCCGAATTAGTAAAGGCTTTTGAGGATGAGTTTGGCGTTAGTGCCGCCGCTCCTGTTGCCGCTGTTGCCGCTGCTCCTGCAGCCGGCGGAGCTGTTGCTGAGGCAGTAGAAGAAAAAACCGAGTTTGATGTTATTCTTACTTCCGTTGGCGACAAGAAAATCAACGTTATTAAGGTTGTTCGGGAAATCACCGGTCTTGGCCTTAAGGAAGCTAAGGAAGTTGTTGATAATGCTCCGAAGCCGATCAAGGAGAAAGTTAGTAAGGAAGAGGCTGAAGCATTTAAAGCTAAGCTTACCGAAGCCGGTGCTTCCGTTGAAATTAAGTAA